One genomic window of Daphnia pulex isolate KAP4 chromosome 10, ASM2113471v1 includes the following:
- the LOC124204174 gene encoding nurim homolog: protein MTFSTVFPIAYCTFVITLSGFTMWKVMWSVSTIQSSSENDSQPGQGLFFPMWLNAGLVALFVAQHSYLKTSQIGDYLRRHRITSSISRSIYVILTSVALQIIMALWTPITSYSLWRLNTDGSLLWWIFATIHVLSWASIYGGSVLLDLPDLIGIRQIYYFCLNLAETSDLKSTELQRLYKHKRHPGFMSIVVLLWITPFMSLDRFLLALAFTVYMAVAWEPTVDDRRYHQRQLERKQHEISYSNRRKQMQNSEFRNFRG, encoded by the exons ATGACATTTTCCACGGTTTTTCCCATTGCATATTGCACGTTTGTTATTACACTGAGTGGGTTTACAATGTGGAAGGTGATGTGGTCCGTATCAACCATTCAGTCATCAAGCGAAAATGATAGTCAGCCTGGCCAAggtcttttctttcctatgTGGCTAAATGCGGGTTTAGTTGCATTATTTGTTGCTCAGCACAGTTATTTGAAAACTAGTCAAATTGGAGATTACTTGCGTCGACACCGTATCACTTCGTCTATTTCAAGAAGTATTTATGTCATCCTCACTTCGGTGGCTCTTCAG atCATCATGGCATTGTGGACTCCAATTACCTCATATAGTTTGTGGCGGCTAAATACTGATGGCTCACTACTTTGGTGGATCTTTGCTACAATTCATGTTTTGTCATGGGCTAGTATATATGGAGGTTCAGTACTCCTTGATCTTCCAGATCTGATTGGCATCAGACAA ATTTACTATTTCTGCCTTAATCTGGCTGAGACTTCAGATCTGAAATCAACTGAACTTCAACGCCTCTACAAACACAAACGTCATCCAGGGTTTATGAGCATTGTAGTTCTGCTTTGGATCACTCCTTTTATGAG tttggaCAGATTCCTTTTAGCTTTGGCTTTCACTGTTTACATGGCTGTAGCTTGGGAGCCAACAGTGGATGACAGACGCTATCATCAAAGACAGCTCGAACGCAAACAACATGAAATATCGTACAGTAACCGAAGGAAACAAATGCAAAACTCTGAGTTTAGAAATTTCAGAGGTTAA
- the LOC124205429 gene encoding prolyl endopeptidase FAP-like isoform X1, giving the protein MNSGLSSGPHGGDDSTDREKNALYELVASAPSRKNWKGMLIAICVIFAILGCILASVIVMTPVDDGPRVKGSRFSLEDVLGDKFQPLKFNGSWLKNNQLLITDGNDNLQILDAPSGTLQPLLYNESIPVPPGSTYSLSPDNRFLLLTTDYRKRPGSIEEFEAKVYDLSTGIVYPIPSASPDERVPIQAVMWSPSPRNGALVYCHQNDIYYIPDITIDQTERITSDGSFNSISNGVPDWTYRAMAKQPAMWFSETGDRLSYIAFNDTAIPEIKLSIYSEPDSFELYTEQVLIRYPTPSSPIPRVSLRVVDLMEKDIVKELRPPLSIRDQEYYLTMVKWVNDQRICAIWTLRSQNVSLISFCDAGPWHCQTVSTIESGLEGWLDVGADMLFHPNGNSFLHLAPVQIDHTQDYFTNIIMVDAVKRHSWPVTQYKSEIHHLLGWDTNNGRNLVYYSASAEGGRSKRQVYRVEINGQKADQNTVECLTCSVQARHLAEQSSHSVTSSTSGSSSSSSKSQAKNSTPLNFTSSHPNQYHSNSTCRYSNAILSPSLEYYVHECLGPTIPYVEVRSLPTNKLVKLIQVNRQLQLDSMDKAFPRKIQLKVPLLVDNTPWKRSQPDYVAVELYLPPGLKEEESTVYPLLVWTTDEPATVSVTDEWKMDWATYMASGRDVIVAKIDLHGSQGSGHLLRNSIYRQPGVLEAVDLIQTTKILQETFAFISPIKTALIGSHYGGFLSLYTLANDPGAVFGCGIAISPVSSWKTLTAPYAERYLGLLSEREGQRHYFEADLTTCTKNLHAKKVFLLHGTLEEKYHVTHSMLIAKSLIEKRFSFQQQLYPDANYQMMLRNAQMYESIDIFLNGCYDGREMPELDNTLHKGD; this is encoded by the exons atgaactccGGACTTTCCAGCGGACCCCATGGAGGGGATGACAGCACTGACAGGGAGAAAAACGCACTTTAC GAATTGGTGGCGTCAGCTCCCAGTCGGAAAAACTGGAAAGGGATGCTTATTGCTATCTGTGTCATATTTGCTATTCTCG GTTGCATTTTGGCTTCCGTGATTGTCATGACTCCTGTAGATGACGGACCTCGTGTAAAAG GCTCGAGATTCTCTTTGGAGGATGTGCTGGGCGATAAATTCCAACCGCTGAAATTCAACGGGTCCTGgttgaaaaacaaccaacTCTTGATTACCGACGGAAATGATAACCTGCAAATATTGGATGCTCCTAGTGGGACTCTTCAGCCACTCTTGTACAACGAGTCTATT CCGGTGCCACCAGGATCAACATATTCTTTATCGCCAGACAATCGATTTCTCCTTCTCACAACTGATTACAGAAAG AGACCCGGAAGCATCGAGGAATTTGAGGCGAAAGTTTACGACCTTTCCACAGG AATCGTTTACCCCATACCCTCCGCCTCTCCGGATGAACGTGTGCCGATTCAGGCCGTCATGTGGAGTCCCTCCCCCCGTAATGGCGCACTTGTGTACTGCCACCAGAATGACATTTATTACATTCCGGATATTACTATTGATCAAACCGAGAGAATAACTTCAGATGGATCTTTTAATAGCATTTCTAATGGGGTGCCAGACTGGACCTATAGAG CAATGGCAAAGCAACCAGCAATGTGGTTCTCTGAGACCGGTGATCGCCTGTCATACATCGCATTCAATGACACCGCCATACCGGAGATCAAACTTTCGATTTACAGCGAACCtgattcttttgaattgtACACTGAGCAAGTTCTCATACGCTATCCAACG CCTTCGTCACCGATCCCCAGAGTCAGTTTGCGCGTTGTTGATTTGATGGAAAAAGATATCGTCAAAGAATTGCGGCCGCCATTAAGCATAAGAGACCa GGAGTATTATCTAACAATGGTCAAATGGGTTAACGACCAAAGAATATGCGCCATTTGGACTTTACGCTCGCAGAACGTTtctctgatttctttttgcgATGCCGGACCGTGGCATTGTCAAacg GTATCTACCATTGAAAGTGGTTTGGAAGGATGGCTTGATGTGGGTGCTGATATGCTTTTCCATCCCAACGGAAACTCCTTCCTTCACTTGGCGCCAGTTCAAATAGACCACACGCAAGATTATTTCACCAACATCATTATGGTTGACGCCGTCAAGAGACATTCGTGGCCTGTCACCCAATACAAATCAGAAATCCATCACCTGCTCGGATGGGATACGAACAATGGGCGAAACCTTGT GTATTACTCGGCTTCAGCCGAAGGTGGCCGATCGAAAAGACAAGTCTACAGGGTTGAAATCAACGGCCAAAAAGCCGATCAGAACACCGTCGAGTGTCTGACGTGCTCTGTCCAGGCTCGTCATCTGGCCGAGCAGTCCTCACATTCAGTTACTTCCTCTACttccggttcttcttcttcttcgtccaaATCTCAAGCGAAAAATTCGACTCCTTTGAATTTCACGAGTTCGCATCCGAACCAGTACCACTCGAACTCTACGTGCCGTTATTCCAACGCCATACTGAGTCCGAGCCTCGAGTACTACGTGCACGAATGCCTAGGACCTACTATACCCTATGTTGAAGTTCGATCGCTGCCGACCAACAAATTGGTCAAATTGATTCAAGTCAATCGACAGTTGCAGTTGGATTCGATGGACAAAGCATTCCCCAGAAAGATACAACTCAAAGTCCCGTTGCTCGTCGACAACACTCCTTGGAAGAGGAGTCAACCTGATTATGTGGCCGTTGAACTTTATTTACCACCCGGCTTAAAAGAGGAAGAATCGACAGTTTACCCATTACTGGTTTGGAC AACCGACGAACCGGCAACGGTCAGTGTCACAGATGAATGGAAAATGGACTGG GCAACTTACATGGCTTCAGGCCGGGACGTGATCGTAGCGAAAATTGACTTGCACGGATCGCAAGGAAGTGGTCATCTGCTCCGGAATTCCATTTACCGGCAGCCCGGGGTTTTGGAGGCGGTAGATTTAATTCAAACAACAAA AATATTGCAAGAAACATTTGCGTTCATCAGTCCGATTAAAACCGCATTAATTGGCTCTCACTATGGTGGATTCCTTTCTCTTTATACTCTGGCCAACGACCCAGGGGCAGTTTTTGGCTGCGGGATTGCAATATCACCCGTTTCGTCCTGGAAGACACTAA CCGCTCCTTACGCCGAACGTTACCTCGGCCTTCTCAGTGAACGCGAAGGACAGCGCCACTATTTCGAAGCTGATTTGACTACCTGCACCAAGAATTTACACGCTAAAAAAGTCTTCCTTTTGCACGGAACTTTGGAGGAAAAGTACCACGTAACTCATTCGATGCTGATCGCCAAGAGTTTGATCGAGAAACGGTTTTCATTTCAGCAACAG TTGTATCCGGATGCCAACTACCAGATGATGTTGCGTAACGCCCAGATGTACGAGAGCATAGACATATTTTTGAACGGCTGCTACGACGGAAGAGAAATGCCTGAACTAGATAACACACTCCACAAGGGAGATTAA
- the LOC124205429 gene encoding prolyl endopeptidase FAP-like isoform X2: MAAMGEEAKFYAEEELVASAPSRKNWKGMLIAICVIFAILGCILASVIVMTPVDDGPRVKGSRFSLEDVLGDKFQPLKFNGSWLKNNQLLITDGNDNLQILDAPSGTLQPLLYNESIPVPPGSTYSLSPDNRFLLLTTDYRKRPGSIEEFEAKVYDLSTGIVYPIPSASPDERVPIQAVMWSPSPRNGALVYCHQNDIYYIPDITIDQTERITSDGSFNSISNGVPDWTYRAMAKQPAMWFSETGDRLSYIAFNDTAIPEIKLSIYSEPDSFELYTEQVLIRYPTPSSPIPRVSLRVVDLMEKDIVKELRPPLSIRDQEYYLTMVKWVNDQRICAIWTLRSQNVSLISFCDAGPWHCQTVSTIESGLEGWLDVGADMLFHPNGNSFLHLAPVQIDHTQDYFTNIIMVDAVKRHSWPVTQYKSEIHHLLGWDTNNGRNLVYYSASAEGGRSKRQVYRVEINGQKADQNTVECLTCSVQARHLAEQSSHSVTSSTSGSSSSSSKSQAKNSTPLNFTSSHPNQYHSNSTCRYSNAILSPSLEYYVHECLGPTIPYVEVRSLPTNKLVKLIQVNRQLQLDSMDKAFPRKIQLKVPLLVDNTPWKRSQPDYVAVELYLPPGLKEEESTVYPLLVWTTDEPATVSVTDEWKMDWATYMASGRDVIVAKIDLHGSQGSGHLLRNSIYRQPGVLEAVDLIQTTKILQETFAFISPIKTALIGSHYGGFLSLYTLANDPGAVFGCGIAISPVSSWKTLTAPYAERYLGLLSEREGQRHYFEADLTTCTKNLHAKKVFLLHGTLEEKYHVTHSMLIAKSLIEKRFSFQQQLYPDANYQMMLRNAQMYESIDIFLNGCYDGREMPELDNTLHKGD, translated from the exons ATGGCTGCCATGGGTGAAGAGGCAAAATTCTATGCTGAAGAG GAATTGGTGGCGTCAGCTCCCAGTCGGAAAAACTGGAAAGGGATGCTTATTGCTATCTGTGTCATATTTGCTATTCTCG GTTGCATTTTGGCTTCCGTGATTGTCATGACTCCTGTAGATGACGGACCTCGTGTAAAAG GCTCGAGATTCTCTTTGGAGGATGTGCTGGGCGATAAATTCCAACCGCTGAAATTCAACGGGTCCTGgttgaaaaacaaccaacTCTTGATTACCGACGGAAATGATAACCTGCAAATATTGGATGCTCCTAGTGGGACTCTTCAGCCACTCTTGTACAACGAGTCTATT CCGGTGCCACCAGGATCAACATATTCTTTATCGCCAGACAATCGATTTCTCCTTCTCACAACTGATTACAGAAAG AGACCCGGAAGCATCGAGGAATTTGAGGCGAAAGTTTACGACCTTTCCACAGG AATCGTTTACCCCATACCCTCCGCCTCTCCGGATGAACGTGTGCCGATTCAGGCCGTCATGTGGAGTCCCTCCCCCCGTAATGGCGCACTTGTGTACTGCCACCAGAATGACATTTATTACATTCCGGATATTACTATTGATCAAACCGAGAGAATAACTTCAGATGGATCTTTTAATAGCATTTCTAATGGGGTGCCAGACTGGACCTATAGAG CAATGGCAAAGCAACCAGCAATGTGGTTCTCTGAGACCGGTGATCGCCTGTCATACATCGCATTCAATGACACCGCCATACCGGAGATCAAACTTTCGATTTACAGCGAACCtgattcttttgaattgtACACTGAGCAAGTTCTCATACGCTATCCAACG CCTTCGTCACCGATCCCCAGAGTCAGTTTGCGCGTTGTTGATTTGATGGAAAAAGATATCGTCAAAGAATTGCGGCCGCCATTAAGCATAAGAGACCa GGAGTATTATCTAACAATGGTCAAATGGGTTAACGACCAAAGAATATGCGCCATTTGGACTTTACGCTCGCAGAACGTTtctctgatttctttttgcgATGCCGGACCGTGGCATTGTCAAacg GTATCTACCATTGAAAGTGGTTTGGAAGGATGGCTTGATGTGGGTGCTGATATGCTTTTCCATCCCAACGGAAACTCCTTCCTTCACTTGGCGCCAGTTCAAATAGACCACACGCAAGATTATTTCACCAACATCATTATGGTTGACGCCGTCAAGAGACATTCGTGGCCTGTCACCCAATACAAATCAGAAATCCATCACCTGCTCGGATGGGATACGAACAATGGGCGAAACCTTGT GTATTACTCGGCTTCAGCCGAAGGTGGCCGATCGAAAAGACAAGTCTACAGGGTTGAAATCAACGGCCAAAAAGCCGATCAGAACACCGTCGAGTGTCTGACGTGCTCTGTCCAGGCTCGTCATCTGGCCGAGCAGTCCTCACATTCAGTTACTTCCTCTACttccggttcttcttcttcttcgtccaaATCTCAAGCGAAAAATTCGACTCCTTTGAATTTCACGAGTTCGCATCCGAACCAGTACCACTCGAACTCTACGTGCCGTTATTCCAACGCCATACTGAGTCCGAGCCTCGAGTACTACGTGCACGAATGCCTAGGACCTACTATACCCTATGTTGAAGTTCGATCGCTGCCGACCAACAAATTGGTCAAATTGATTCAAGTCAATCGACAGTTGCAGTTGGATTCGATGGACAAAGCATTCCCCAGAAAGATACAACTCAAAGTCCCGTTGCTCGTCGACAACACTCCTTGGAAGAGGAGTCAACCTGATTATGTGGCCGTTGAACTTTATTTACCACCCGGCTTAAAAGAGGAAGAATCGACAGTTTACCCATTACTGGTTTGGAC AACCGACGAACCGGCAACGGTCAGTGTCACAGATGAATGGAAAATGGACTGG GCAACTTACATGGCTTCAGGCCGGGACGTGATCGTAGCGAAAATTGACTTGCACGGATCGCAAGGAAGTGGTCATCTGCTCCGGAATTCCATTTACCGGCAGCCCGGGGTTTTGGAGGCGGTAGATTTAATTCAAACAACAAA AATATTGCAAGAAACATTTGCGTTCATCAGTCCGATTAAAACCGCATTAATTGGCTCTCACTATGGTGGATTCCTTTCTCTTTATACTCTGGCCAACGACCCAGGGGCAGTTTTTGGCTGCGGGATTGCAATATCACCCGTTTCGTCCTGGAAGACACTAA CCGCTCCTTACGCCGAACGTTACCTCGGCCTTCTCAGTGAACGCGAAGGACAGCGCCACTATTTCGAAGCTGATTTGACTACCTGCACCAAGAATTTACACGCTAAAAAAGTCTTCCTTTTGCACGGAACTTTGGAGGAAAAGTACCACGTAACTCATTCGATGCTGATCGCCAAGAGTTTGATCGAGAAACGGTTTTCATTTCAGCAACAG TTGTATCCGGATGCCAACTACCAGATGATGTTGCGTAACGCCCAGATGTACGAGAGCATAGACATATTTTTGAACGGCTGCTACGACGGAAGAGAAATGCCTGAACTAGATAACACACTCCACAAGGGAGATTAA
- the LOC124205431 gene encoding lipase lipl-1-like produces MATVILVANAVVTVLLAWMTLNHFQLVEYDPMDIAVNQFQRLVFYSQLDGSVRAPPETFMTVPEIIQSRGYPVEIHHVTTEDGYILELHRIPGSVNEPVNTESTHKKKPVFLQHGIFATDFVWAVGPSNGSLAYILADHGYDVWMGNSRGNTYSRKHKILDPDSEKYWDFTWEELGQYDLPNSIDYVLKVTGQQKVSYVGYSLGCAIFYVGANLRPELNDKIEVMIGLAPTSTVQVLDNAFKLVAPLSNPLKYVMQWTKTGLFLPSDGLSSRFLRFVCNSSQIGSATCQTINFYVFGYSETTDLSLVHVLVGHYPAGGSPKTMLQFFDNYNSGGNFTRFDYGESGNLERYGTAEAPKYQMELVTAPTYLLWSKTDPVSTPRDIEWLAMRLGNLKGSVEVNAPVFSHGDFFMSTQASKLVYEPLLKMLPPP; encoded by the exons ATGGCGACTGTAATTCTGGTTGCCAATGCTGTGGTCACCGTGTTGCTAGCATGGATGACGCTCAACCATTTTCAATTGGTGGAATACGATCCGATGGACATCGCAGTCAACCAATTTCAAAGGCTCGTTTTCTATTCGCAGCTGGACGGTAGCGTGAGAGCGCCACCCGAGACTTTTATGACAGTT CCGGAAATTATTCAAAGTCGAGGTTATCCGGTAGAAATTCATCACGTGACTACGGAAGACGGTTACATCCTTGAGCTGCATCGGATCCCTGGATCAGTCAACGAGCCCGTCAACACGGAAAGCACACATAAAAAGAAGCCCGTCTTTCTACAGCATGGCATCTTCGCGACTGACTTTGTGTGGGCTGTCGGACCGTCCAACGGCTCTCTAG CTTACATCTTGGCGGATCACGGCTACG atgTGTGGATGGGAAATTCAAGAGGCAACACGTACTCTaggaaacataaaattttgGATCCTGATTCTGAAAAATACTGGGATTTCAC ATGGGAAGAACTTGGCCAATATGATCTCCCGAATTCGATTGATTACGTCCTGAAAGTAACTGGCCAACAAAAAGTGTCGTACGTCGGTTACTCGCTCGGTTGCGCCATTTTCTACGTTGGCGCTAACCTCAGACCGGAACTAAACGACAAGATTGAAGTGATGATTGGATTAGCTCCAACATCCACTGTCCAAGTTTTGGACAACGCTTTTAAACTTGTCGCACCGTTGAGTAATCCACTTAAA tatGTGATGCAGTGGACTAAAACCGGATTATTCCTTCCCAGCGACGGACTATCAAGTCGCTTTCTACGGTTCGTGTGCAATTCCAGTCAAATTGGAAGCGCCACTTGTCAAACTATAAACTTTTATGTTTTTGGGTATTCGGAAACAACCGATTTG TCTTTGGTCCATGTATTAGTCGGGCATTACCCCGCCGGAGGATCTCCAAAGACAATGTTACAGTTCTTCGACAATTACAACTCGG GCGGAAATTTTACGCGTTTTGACTACGGCGAAAGTGGTAACTTGGAACGCTATGGAACAGCCGAAGCTCCCAAATACCAGATGGAACTAGTCACTGCTCCTACCTATCTGCTGTGGTCGAAAACGGATCCGGTTTCAACCCCTCGg gATATCGAATGGTTGGCAATGCGATTAGGGAATTTGAAAGGGTCCGTCGAGGTGAACGCTCCGGTCTTTAGTCACGGCGATTTTTTCATGTCCACTCAAGCCTCAAAATTGGTGTACGAGCCACTACTTAAGATGCTCCCTCCTCCTTGA